The following proteins are encoded in a genomic region of Micromonospora olivasterospora:
- a CDS encoding FHA domain-containing protein, whose translation MEELLPELMPLLTVAGGPMRGASFRLSRQPQVIGRGPSADIGVDDPHLSRRHASVLLTAEGVALVDLGSTNGTWLNDRRIDGPERLADGDVIRVGRTELRFFDPGLAHTDPVGLRLGGRRRDPRPTLPLPLPLPARN comes from the coding sequence ATGGAGGAGCTTCTTCCGGAATTGATGCCGCTGCTGACGGTGGCGGGCGGGCCGATGCGGGGCGCGAGCTTCCGGCTCAGCCGGCAACCGCAGGTGATCGGCCGTGGGCCGAGCGCGGACATCGGAGTCGACGACCCGCACCTGAGCCGGCGGCACGCGAGCGTGCTGCTCACCGCCGAGGGGGTGGCGCTCGTGGACCTCGGCTCGACCAACGGCACCTGGCTCAACGACCGCCGGATCGACGGCCCGGAGCGGTTGGCCGACGGGGACGTGATCCGGGTGGGCCGCACCGAGCTGCGCTTCTTCGACCCCGGGCTGGCCCACACCGACCCGGTGGGGCTGCGGCTCGGCGGTCGCCGCCGGGACCCGCGCCCCACCCTGCCGCTGCCGCTGCCGCTGCCCGCCCGCAACTGA